In Thermostichus vulcanus str. 'Rupite', the sequence TGGCGTGTAAGTATCAGCCAAGAGGGGTTCGCTAAACACCTGCCATAAGAAGCCCAAAGCCTCCAAAACACGGCCCGAAAAAAAGGAACGCCGAGCATCCCGCAGGGCATAACCTGGCCAACCCCAAATGTTGTCAGGACAGGAGTCCGACCCAGACCGAATGCGTTTCCAGCGGGGGATTTGGCAATTGTTCAGCAGCCGGTCGTACCGTTCGTAGGGCTTTTTGGCGATGCTGATCACCCGAATCTGTTCCGGTTTGACCCCATGAATGCGAATGGTATCTACCCAAACGAAGCTCCCCATGCCGCCGCCCAAGGCCAGATACTCCGCCTCCTCGACAGGCAGCCCTGTGGCTTGAAGCGCACTGAGGGAAATTTGCTCCGCCTGAAAAAGAGGGGGTGGGAATTCGCTAGCAGAGCGAGAATCGGGGGACTGCTCTGGGGCAAAAACAATGGTGGAGGATGGGGGGATGTCAACGTCGGTGCGGGTGTTCGGGCGAATCAGATCCGTAGGAGGTTCTAGCAAGAGGGTGCGCGTGCCTCGGTGGGCGCTGGTCAACAGGGTGGCGCTGGGATCCCCAGAGGGTACCAAACTGACGGTGACACTGTAGGGACCGAACTGCACCACTTCTCCACCTTGAAGTACCCGTCGTGCCTGCCGAATTTTTTCTCCGTTGATGCGACTTCCATTGGCACTGCGATCTTCGTAGATCACCTGCCCATCCTCGCTGCGATAAATGAGGGCGTGGTAGCGAGAAATTTCTTGACTGGTGAATACCGCTCGGGATACTTCTTTTCCCTGCCATTCGTTGGGCAGTTGGGTGAGATCCCGCCCGAAAGCAAAAGGTAATGGAAAGATGGGTTCCTGTTGTTCCTCTGTAATGGGATCTTCCCAGCTCAGTTGAATTTGCATCCTTCTACTCCGGATTCAAAGTTTTACATTTTCTCTTGGCCAAAGGGATCCCTAGCTCAACCGAGTCTTTTTGGAGTTACTTGGAGTGATGAGGCGGATCTGAGGTATCGGAGATGTCACTCTCGGGATCCCGATTTTTTTTGATTTTTCCAGTAGTTTCTGGAAGAAGTCAGCCTTCAGAATTGAGTTCACTTCCTTCTGGGCGGGGTTGTGCAGGGCTAGGCTTGGGACTGCTTTTGGGCTGTGCTGAGAGAATTTGGCTATTGGCAGCCGCTTTGGGTGGCTCTGGAGGAGGCATGACCAAAGAAGCACTGAGCACCAAATGTCCACAGTAGGGGCAGTTTTGACCTTGATACTCAGGTGGCAGATAGTGGGGATTCTGCAGACGGCTACACTTAACTTTCAGGGCATCTAAAGACCCCCAACTCAGGGTAACGCCCCGATCTTTCATGACTGCTTCTACAGATTTTACCTTCAGTACCATCCGGCCTAGCTGGATTTGGCTGTTGGGTGCGATGGAAAGCTCTTCTTGGATGACTTTTTGGCCATTCACCCAAATCGGGTTGGGTTGTTTGGGGGGCAGGCGATCTCGAGTTAGGTTACGGACGTGAAAACTTAAACTTTTGGGATCAAAATACAGCCCAGCATGTACGCCGGAAACGGAGCGAGCCTGGTCATTGAGCACCACATCACAATCGGGATCCCGTCCAATGGTGACTAGTTTGGACAAATTAGAAGAGAGCGTTTGGGATCGGTATTGTTCCGCTTCTGTCCATTCCAACGTCAGTTGATACACGATTTCATCCTCCATGCTTTAGTGCCCCCGTGCCCTACTCTTTGCCCCAGTCTATCGGATAACTTGTGCGGGAGAGGAGAAGTTATCTTTTTTCGCCAAAATTGTCATTAACCTTTTGGCTAAACTCAATGTACGGGTTTGGAGAACGATTTGCTTTGATCTGGATCACCAGAAGTGAGTTTTAAGGATCACGTCCATGCCTTGGTGGCTTGAGATTGAGCCTGCGCAACGGTTTTTATGAGCTAGACCGAGGAGTCTGTATGGATGCGCAGCAACCCGCCACGAATCAGTCGCTGAACCAGGGTGATCTTGGCCTCATCTGAGAGGGGTTCGGGTAGATCTGAGACCGAGAATGGGCTGACGGCGGCAGCTATGTACTGGAAGGCGGGTTCTAAATGGGCTTGTCCCTTGATGGTGTTACCTGGGAACTGAATCGAAACCGCAAACCCCTGCGGAACAATACGGCATGGCATTCCGGCCCGTTTGGCTACCACGGTGTTAAGGGTGACTGCCTCCAGCTGAGGGATGAGAGCGAAATGGTGATCCGGTGCAACAATGGCCTGGCGAATCAATTGATCCAGAAGCAGCGATAGCCCCGCCTCCACATCGGTTTGGAGAGCCAGCCGCTGGCACAGTTCCCGAAAGGGTTCCTCCAGTTGATCGGCGGGTAACCGGAAAAAACCAGGCGGTAGTGCTCTGCGTAGCGATTCTTCCTGTAGGCTCAGGGCCGTCAGGGCGGAGGTAAGTAAATCTAACCACTGAAAGGGATAAACACCGAGGGTGAGGTGCAAAGAGGGGTGGGCGTTGGTTTCTGCCTCGTGGACAAATCCGCGCGGAATGTAGAGCAAATCTCCTGCTTGTAGGTACACCTCTTTGAGAGGGGATCCCAATCGTTCGGAGGGAATCACCGGTTGAAAACTGTTGAGTAGCGGCACCGGCTGCGGGGGTGGATATAGGTACCACTGCTTGGATCCCTCCACCTGAAGGACAAACACATCATGGGTATCGTAGTGAGGGAAAAGCGCCTTGGATCCCTGCGGTGAAAAATACAAATTTGCAACAATGCGATGACATAGAAACTCTTGCAGATTGCAACAGAATGAGGCTAAAGAAGCATTGAATTGCTGCAAGCCATTGATGATAACGGTGTAACCTTCTGTGAATACTTTGTAGACAGCGCAACACCATCGCTTGCACGCAGGTGGGTAGAGCTTCTCCTCGGAGTAAAGTCAGGGGTTCCGTGAGCAGCCAATGGTGAATCTCATCCCCCTCGGTGGGGTTTCCATAAATGGGCAACGAGCCGATGAAACAGCTGGGCAAAGGTGTGGCAACAGACCCCGACCGCTCCACATCAAACTCCAGCCACATGTTGTGAACCCGCTCTGACAGGAGGGATCCCGCTGCCTGCCAATGTTGACCCAATTGATGGATCCGCTGCCAAATCGGCTCCGATTGCAACAGGCTGGCCCCATATTCTGCGGAAGCCAAGGTATTACGGCCCGCTTCTTGGGCATCCAAACAAATCAGAAAATCTCCCGCTGCCTCCGGGATCCCCAACCGACATTCAAAACCAAAAAAGTTGGTCAATGAACCGGGGAGCCATTGGGCAATGGCTTGGATCCCTTGCCAAGACTCTGCATCCAACAGTTCAACCGGAATTGAGGGCTGAATCACCTGCACATGGTCGCTGAGGGGGTATCGCGGCTGGTGATCCGCCTCAAGGATGCTGGTGCTGACCATAAACGCTCCTGACCTCTTGATTGCCCACTCAGCTCTGCGGCTCCTCTTGATGTCCATCTCCGGGATCCGGCTCAGGGAACCTGAAATCACTGCGGAGCGGGAGCCTTTGCACTCTCCTTTTGGGGGACGAGCAAATGAGTTGGCAGCAAGCTCAGACTCATAGCCAGGAGGAAAAGAGCAGTAACCGTGCATGGACTGGCAGTAGATCTAACATGGCGAGCGTGGTTTTTTCTCAATCCCTTTGTTTGAATTAACAAACGCTTGAGGTAGGAGTGTGCCAACCCTAACTATGGCTCTTCCCGCCTGAACGAAAGGATCCCAGTGGGTTATCTGGTCTCAGGGCCTTTCTTCGCTCTTTTCGGGATCCCTGCCTGTTTCAACCGTGCTGGGTCACCCGCATTAATATTGGGCTCGGAGGAGACATATAAGAGACATATAGAAATAGAAATAGTGCCCTGTCCTGATCCCCTTTGTTGCTCCCAACCTAACCCTGGACGTGTCGCAAGGTCTGACGGGCTCGTGTCAGGTGATACCGTCTTGCGGCGGAGACTATGACAGCCTTTGGTATCTTAGATGGATCCCAGTGGGGTTGCTCTTCACGTTCAGCCGAGGTTTTGCCGATGTTTGTTTCTCGACGCAGATCCTTACAAGCCTTTTTGCTCACCCTCGCCGGATGCCTAACCTTGGGGACAACCCAGGGATCCCTGATGGCTCAAAGCAGCGATCTGTTGGCCCAAGTGCAAGAACGGGGGGTGCTGCGAGTTTCCACGGACTCCAATTACCGCCCCCAAAGTTACCTCAACCCTGATGGCACTTGGGAAGGGTTTGATGTGGATGTGGCCCGTGAGATCGCCAGTCGCCTAGGGGTGGAAGCCGAGTTTTTGGATATCAACTTCGATGTGATCACCGCCGGCTCTTGGAATGGCCGCTGGGATGTGAATGTCGGCTCCATGACCGTGACCGCAGAGCGCCAACAGGCCCTGCTCTTCACCATTCCCTACTACTACACCCCTGCCAGTTTTGTGGTGCATGAAACCTCCACCATCCCTGATATTCCCAGTTTGGAGGGCAAACGGGTTGGGGTCGGCACTGCCACCACCTATCAGGCTTATTTGGAAGGTGCCCTCACCCTAGAGGGGGAAACCATAGAAATCCCAGCCCCGAGTGTGGATATTCGCATTTATGACACCGATAGTTTGGCCCTCCAGGATTTGGCCTTGGGAGATGGGATCCGTCTGGATGCAGTTTTGACCGCTTTACCGACGGCAGAAGATGCCATTCAAGAAGGGCTACCCCTAAAAACGCTTGGGGATCCTGTCTATTACGAAGCCTTGGCTGTAGCCTTGGATCGCTCCAGTCCTGCTAGCTCAGAGAGTTTGCAAGCCAAAATTACGGAGATCCTGGAAGCCATGCACGCCGATGGCACCCTGACGGCTCTCTCGGAGCGTTACTACGGCATTGATTTAACGAAAAAAGTCGAGTGAACAAGGACTCCATCCCGCTGGTGCAGCCCACCCAGCCACCGCCCCCCCTTCAGAAAGGGATCCCGTTTCCGGTGGCGCGAGGGTTATGGTTGGTTCTATGGCTGGCGTTGTTGGCATTCGCCTTCAGTGGGGTACGGTTTGAGTTGGCCGGGATCCCAGTCCGCACTCTGCGCTTGAACGGCAACTTTGTGCGGGAATGGTGGTGGTTTATCTCGCAAGGGGTGGGCATTACCTTTCAACTGTCACTGGTCTCGATTCTCTGTGCCACCACGTTGGCCTTTTTGTCGGCATTAGCGGGCCTTTCACAAGTGGCTCCCCTAAGTAGCCTGTCGGCTTTGTATGTGTCTCTGATGCGGGGCACGCCTCTATTTCTGCAATTTTTGTTTATCTATCAGGCTTTACCCCAATTGGGTCTGGTTTTGGGATCCTTTGCTTCAGCGGTATTGGCCCTGACCTTGAACTATGGGGCTTACATGAGCGAAATCTTTCGGGCCGGGATCCAAGCGATTCATCGCGGACAAACGGAAGCTGCCTATGCACTGGGGTTAAAACCTTGGCAAACCATGTGGCGGATTATTCTGCCGCAAGCCTTTCGGATTGTCTTACCGGATATTGGCAATCAATTTATCGCCATGCAGAAAGATACGGCTTTGGCCAGTGCCATTGCTTTGCAAGAGCTCATGGGTCGTGCCCGCCAAGCTGGGTTGCCACGTCAACATTTTTTTGAAGCTTTGGTGGTGGCTGCTTTGTGGTATTGGCTGCTGACCTTGATCTTGTCCTTTTTTCAGGGACGCTTAGAACGGTATCTGACTCGTTGAGGGGATCAAAAATATGGGGTCTAATGTGGGATCTTCAGTGCCCAAATGATTACTGCTGGGAAAATTCTTTTGACAACTCGGGAGCCCTCCTAGCTCAATCTTTTCAGCTATTCTGTCAAATCTGCCAAGGATCCAAAATCGAGAAGGTCTTCTCCCAAAACTTCTAATTGCTCCACCGACAAAGCGCGAATTTGAGTTTGCTGTTCCAGAGGGAGTTCCCCCACCTTCTTGCGAAGTAGCCATAAGGTCAGGTGGGTTGCCTCCCGTTGGATCCCTTGAGTAAGCCCCTGTTGAATGCCTTCTTGAATGACCTCTTGGTAAAACCGGGTCTGTCTCAAATCTTGTGTACCAAACATCTCCCCGATCTCCTCCCGACTCATACCTGGAAACTTGTACACCACCAACGTCTCTAAAAAATCAACCAGTGGGCGACCCAAGGAATTTCCTTGCATAGTCGCTAGAGTTGCTGGGAGAGGATGTCAAGAGCCATGGTTGCTGAAGAGGCCAGGAAATCATGAGGTCAAGATCCTCAAAGCACACTGTTGAAGGTGAGGCTCCCACTACCCAGTCGATCCCGTTGATCGAAAACACTGATGGTTAATTGATGGGATCCTGTTTGAGTCGGGGTAAAACTATTTTGCGTCAGAGTGAGTCCTGTGACCGTGCAGGCGGTGGCCCCAATGGAGCAGCCGGGCAATTGGGAAGCATCAAAAGCCCCTAAGGTAACGAAATTGCCCAGTGGAGTGGTAACGGAAGCCAGAAAGGCATTAGAACCGCGGATCCCGGCAGGCGCCTCCACTCGGAAGGAGACAACAAAAGTCGGGGTTTGCCCCACCGAGACCGTACGCGGCGAGAGATCGGTAATGGTGAGGGCTGGAGCTGGAATCGGATCCGGCAGAGGCAAAAAATCGCTACCGCCCGTCGTGCCCCCACAACCCACAAGCACACCGCTGAATAGCAAAAACAATGGGATCCGTTCATTGATCCATGGATTGATCTGATCGATTCTCCGCATCATCTCCTCTCCACCCCAAAATGAGCTTCTGTTTGTTGAGTTTATTGTTGGAGGTTTATCCTCCCCCAGCTAGTGGTCAGAAAGGAGAGAATCTGACCGGAATCGGTCTTGGATCCTTCGTTTACTCCCCTTGCAAAACCGCTTGGCAAGCTGTGGCAATGGCCCAGTCCTCTTGAGCTGAGATCACCAAAACCCGCACTGCAGCATCGAAGGTGCTGATATCGCAGTTGCGGGGGGATCCGGCATTGAGAACGGGGTCGATCTGGATCCCTAAGAAACCCAGATCTGCACAGGTGGCCGCCCGTACCGGCGCTGAGTTTTCCCCAATGCCACCAGAAAACACTAAGGCATCCAGCCGATCCAAATTCATCAGCATCGACCCGATCTGGCTGCGCAGCCGGTGAATAAACAGATCAAAAGCCAGTTCCGCCCGTTTATGCCCTGCTTCCATCGCCTCCAACACAGTCCGCATGTCGCTACTCAAGCCGGAAACCCCCTTGAGGCCCGATTCCCGGTTCAAAATTCGATCCAATTCTTCAACGCTCATCCCCTGCCGCAACTGATGGATCAAAATGCCCGGATCCACTGACCCCGACCGGGATCCCATCATCAAGCCTTCCAGAGGGGTATAGCCCATGGTGGTATCGACGCTTTTGCCTCCTCGAATGGCCGCCAAGGAACAGCCATTGCCCAGATGACAGGTGATCAGCCGCAACTCCGACAAAGGGCGGTTCAACAGTTCAGCGGCACGGCGGGCACAATACTCGTGGTTAATGCCATGAAACCCGTAGCGGCGGATCCCTTGTTCTGCCCAGGCATAGGGCAGTGGGTAAAGAGCGGCAGCAGCAGGCATTTGCTGGTGAAAGGCGGTATCAAAGACCGCAACCTGCGGGATCCCGGGTGCCAAGTGACCAAGCAGACGGATCCCCTCCAACGCGGCGGGGTTATGGGCCGGAGCCAAAGGAATGAGCTGCTCAATGGTCTGCTCGACGATGGGGCTAATCTGGGTGGGCCGCTGATAAAGGGATCCCCCATGCACCACCCGATGACCGATAGCATCGATGGCCTTGGCCCCTGGCAGTAGGGCTTCTTCTCCTTGCCAAAGGCTTTGAAACAAGGGGGCCAATCCGTTGATGCCCGCCTGAGGTGGAATAGAAGGAAAAGATACCCAGCCACCGCCTCGCCGCCGCGTCTGGATCAGGGTCTCCTCTGGCCTGTAGGTGAAATCCACCTGGGCTTGCCAGAGAGGAGTGGCATCGACCTTGCCCTCAACCACCTGAAAAAGGGAGGACTTCAGGCTGCTAGAACCGGCATTAATGACAAGAATATTCACAGAGCGTCTTCCGCATCGGCCTCCGCAGGTCTTATTGATTTCAACCTAACCGCCAACCTGAGTTTTGACTGTAACCTGCAACAGTTGGGAACAGACTTAAACGGTTCACGGATTCCTCAGGCGGTTTGGACTTGTCGGGTCAACCCCGTTGCCGCTAGCGCGGCCAAAGCCCGATCCCGATAGCGACCATAGCGCTCCGCTTTGCTACGGATCCTGCGCCCCTCCAAATTGGGCAAAATTCCAAAGTTTGCCGGCATCGGTTGAAAATATTTGGGATCCGCACTGCTAATGAATTGAAACAAGGATCCGATCATCGTTTCAGGGGGCAGCTGAATCAGAGGTAAACCTAGGGCAAAACGAGCCGCATTGGATCCCGCTAGCCACCCACCCGCCACGGCACAGGCATAGCCTTCTGTGCCCACCAACTGACCGGCAGCAAACAAGCTCGGTCGCTTGCGAAATTGTAAGGTTGGTTCCAGCAACTGCGGCGCATTCAAAAACGTATTGCGGTGCATCACCCCCATGCGCACGAACTCGGCCTGTTCCAAGCCAGGGATGAGACGAAACACCCGCTGTTGCTCTCCCCATTTCAGGTTGGTTTGGAACCCAACCAAGTTCCACAGTTGCCCTGCCTTGTCCTCTTGCCGCAGTTGTACCACCGCATAAGGCCGGGATCCGGTGCGGGGATCCACCAATCCCACCGGCTTGAGAGGGCCAAAACAGAGGGTTTCTTTACCCCGGCGGGCCATTTCTTCGATTGGTAGGCAGCCCTCAAAAAAGGAGCGTTCTTCTTGCTCAAAGGCTTTCAAGGGAGCTTGTTCCGCTTGTACCAAAGCTTGCCAAAACTGCTCGTACTCTGCTTCGGTCATCGGGCAATTCAGATAGGCGGCTTCTCCTTTGCCGTAGCGGGAGGCCGGAAACACCACCTCTCGGTTCAAAGAGTCCCCTGTTACAATCGGGCTGGAAGCATCGAAAAAGCTCAGGTAGCTCAACCCCGTGAAGGCTTGGAGCGCTTCTGCCAAGGGATCACTGGTTAAGGGCCCGGTACAGAGGACGGTGATTCCTTCGGGAATGTGGGTGACTTCTTGCCGCCGTAAGGTGATGCGCGGATGGGCTTGAATCGCTTCAGTGAGAGCTTGGCTAAACACCGCCCGATCTACGGCTAGGGCTCCTCCTGCTGGGACAGCATGTCGATCCGCCATCCCAATCACCAGGGATCCCAGTTGTCGCAATTCTTCCTTGAGCAACCCGGCAGCCCGATCACTCGCCAAGGCTCCAAAGGAGTTGCTACATACCAGTTCCGCCAAATGTTCTGTGTGGTGGGCCGGACTTTGACGCACAGGGCGCATCTCCGACAGGATCACCGTCAATCCCGCCTGGGCAATTTGCCACGCTGCTTCCGTTCCTGCCAGCCCTCCGCCAATGACATGGATGGGGGCAAGAGTTGAGGGTTCAGATGTATCGGCTTGGTCAAGCATTCCGTTCCGTCCTAAAAGCTGCCAATCCAGGTGCTTCTTGCGAAAACGTTCCGCAGTCATGCCCTTTTGGCTTTTCCCAGGATACTCCCAGGATCACGATGGGTTTGGCACAGAGTCCTGCTCCAAAAGAATCCTGACTGATCCTGCTTGGATCGTGAAGGCATCGAGAGGAGAGACCCTCAAGCGGCAAAGTGAATGCGCAGGTAGTCTTCTTCCATTTTGGCGCGGGCTGGGTTCATGGCGGCCAGGGTCTGGGGCAGCACTAGGTTGCGCCGGTGATTGCCAATACGGATATTCAGTTCATCCCCCGTTTTGCTCAGTTCCACCTGCTCTTTCGGGATCCCGGGCAGGTAGAGATCCAGCCGATATTGGCCATTGTCTGTAACCACGTTCATGGTTTGCTCAGCGTAGAGCACTTCCGCCGGGTTGCGATCCCCCCAGAGGTCTTTTTTCAGACGGGCCAGGGCCTCCCAGCCTACCAACTCCTCTGAGTACAGCGGGATCTCAAAGACGGGTAGGGGGGCAAAATTTTCGTGAATTTCCCGGCGATATTTTTGTTGAGCAGCTTTCCAAGTGGCAAAGTAGGGATCCACCACCGTATCCGGCAAAATGCGATTGGCCACCACCAAATCGGTTGCCACCCCGTACAGGCTTAAGTAGGCATGGGCCCGCAAGGATTCCTTGATCACCATCTTTTCCGGGTTGGTCACCAATCGTACCGAGGTGATGCGGTTGTCGGTAAGGATCCGCTCCAGACGCTCGATTTTCTCGTAAAACTCGTAGGGGGCATCCAGCACCCGGTTATCCGGCAAAGGGATCCCGGTGAGTCCCTTCACAATCGGCTCGGCAATGGGACGCAGCATCTGGGCTAGCCCCTGCAGAGGCTTGTAGAACTTGCGCATGTACCAACCGGAGACATCTGGCAAGCTCAGCAACCGCAGAGCGGTTCCGGTAGGAGCCGAGTCGATGATCAACACATCAAAATCATCCTCGTCGTAGTGGCGGTTCACCCGCACCAGGGAAAAAATCTCATCCATCCCCGGCAAAATCGCCAACTCCTGCGCTTGCACTCCATCCAGTCCGCGCGCTTGCAACACCTGAGTAATGTAGGTTTTGACGGATCCCCAGTTCAGCTCCAACTCGTTGAGGGCATCCAGCTCTGCCCCCCAAAGATTGGGTTTGACCTCAATCGGGTCGTGCCCGAGGGGCTGATCGAAGCTATCCGCTAAGGAGTGAGCCGGATCCGTACTCAATACCAGAGTTTTCAGGCCGATCTCAGCACAACGCCAGCCAGTCGCCGCCGCCATCGAGGTTTTGCCGACTCCACCCTTGCCGGTCATGAGGATGATGCGTTGCATGAGAGCGCCAGTTACATTCTTTTACATTTACATTCCCAGCCTAGCCCATTTGTTGAGCCATCCGGTACAGGTTAAGAGACCGTTTGTTTTGGGTTCGCGTAGGACAGATCCGATTTTCTGTTCCATTCATCTCATCCCTAAGGCTCCACCAACCAAGGGCCTACCGACAGGTAAACTATTGCTAAGAAAAATCAAGCATGTTGGAGGTGTGTGATGATGAGCTGTTGGCGCAGTCTTTTGCTGGTGCTGTTTGTGGCTTTGGGGCTGTGGCTGGGATCCCCTGTGCAGGCAGCCAGTTTGCCCCCTCAAGTCCAAGAACTGGAACAGCAAGTCAGCCAATTGCAAAGGTTGGTGGATGCGGAAGATTGGCTGGAGATCCGCTCCTACATTCATGGGCCAATGGGCTTGACTCGTAAAAACTTGACGGGGCTGGCCGTCACCTTGCCGAAAGAACAAAAGCAAGAGGTGATTCGGCTGACCAAGGAATTGGGTCAAAGCCTGGAAAAATTGGATTTTGCCGCCAAAGGCTACGATCAGCCGGAGGTAGAAGCCGCCCAGGCCAAAGTCAAAAAGGCTTTGGATAGGTTGGAGGCTTTGTTCTCCTAGGGGCTGGGGAGGATCCTCTAGAGCAAGCAGCCTTCTCTTGAACAGCGAGATGTTTCTTGGGATCCACCCAGCCAGACACTCAGCTGAAAACAGCTTAAAAAATCAGGATCCCCTCTCACCCAGCCAGAAGGGATCCCCAATGAGACTCATTCAGCCGATAGTGCAACCGATAGAGTAATCCGATAGGCACTAGGGCTGTAGTTTGAAGCTCTTCACTTCCAACACCGGCCCCACTTGTGCCACCGTCAGCATGTCTTCTTTCACCTGTCCCTGGATTGTCACCTCCAATCCCTCCTGCAGGAGATCTTTGGGGGCACGGAAGAGGGCGTAGTGTTCGCCGGAAGGCACCGTCAGCACCCACACCCCCGACTCAATATCCAGGAACTCGATTTTACCTGTGTACTCCTGCATCACTTCCTCAGCGCTAGCCCGGTAGCTGTAGAGGGCTGTTCCAGAGAAGCTTGTGCTCCCAAGTAGGCCAAGCCCAGGCAAAGCACCCCATTGAGAAGCAAGAAGGAGCGACCCAACCAAGCAGAGGATCCAAACCATACCACCCCCTCATAGAACAGGGATCCGGACAAGAGCAAGTGGGAGGCCATCCCTATGCAGAGGCCAATCACCCCCCAGCGCCAGCGTCGATGCCCCAGCAACAGCAGCATCAGTAAACCAGGGATCAAGACACTGGCAAACAGTGGGTTTAAGGCATTGCTCTGGGCAAAGGCTGTACCCAACTCCGGCAGGGAACTACCCGCCAACTGGAAGGGCCAACGGGGAGCACCGACAATCGCCAACCCCTGCAAGGGGAACAAGCCAGCACTGCCCAAGAGGATCCCCGCCACCAACGGCACCGATTGGATCAGACGCTTCGGAGCCAGCCACCAGCGGATCAGCACCATGATGATGTAGCCACCCACCACCATCAGCAGCTTCGGCACCAGGGCAATCGGGCCGCCATCAAACCAGAAGCGGGGATTCAGGTAGCCATTGTTGTTCAGGTACTGTAGGAAATCCTTGAACCAGAGCACCAGGGGATTTTCCTCCTGCTGACCGGTGGCCCGTGCCAAAGCCTTGGCTGCATCCAAACGACCGGCACCGTAGAAGTTTTGCTTGTCGTCTCGCACCGGCGTGGCGGACATCTTCAGCACTTCTTCCACCTTGTCGGGGTCTTTCACCCCCTGAGCCTGGATCAACGCGGCTACACCAGCCACATGGGGAGTGGCCATGCTGGTGCCCTGGAAGTAGGCGAAAAGGGCTTCATTCGGATTGCGGCGATTAATGGTTTGCTGCAGAATGCCGTATTCCGGGTGATCTTGGGTTTTCGCCCCGCCAGGAGCGGAAATATCGACACCCACGCCGTAGTTGGAGTAAGGGGCTTTTTCCCCATTCGGGCCTGTCGCCGACACCGCGATCACATGCTCATAACGGGCTGGGTAGCTGACTTGGTTAGAGTTTTCGTTGCCCGCCGCCGCGATTATCGTCACCCCTTTGTTGTGGGCATAGGTCACCGCCTCTTGCATCAACTGGGCAGAGGCACGGCTCCCCAAGCTGAGGTTGATAATGGTTGCGCCATGGTCGGCAGCGTAGCGGATTCCTTCCACCACATCCGACAGGGATCCAAAACCATTGGCATCCAAGACCCGCACCGGCATGATCTTGGCCTTAAAGGCAATCCCGGCAACTCCAAAAGCATTGTTCGTGGATTGGGCAATGGTTCCCGCTACATGGGTGCCGTGCCCTTGTAAATCTTCAGGGTTCTCGTCGTCATCAACAAAGTCGTAGCCCTTGACAAACTCGGTCTGGGCTAGGTCAGAGACTCGGGTGACCCCGGTATCCACCACCGCCACCGTAATCCCTTCTCCCTGGGAGATATCCCAGGCTTCCGGCATATTGATGGCTTTTAGGTTCCATTGCTGAGGATAGAGGCGATCATTGGGCACAAACGCCGCCTGGAACTGGTAGTTGGGATGGGCATATTCAATCAACGCCTCATCCGTGAGTCGCTTCATCAAGCGTCGCGTGGATCCCTGATGGTTGGCATCCACGTCGAACAGATAGATGGCTTCTTGACGAGCAAAGGAACTGGCACTGCTAGGGCGCAGCGACACGTCATATTCTTTAGCAATAGCGGAGATCTGACTGGGGGTGGCCGTGTTGACAAAATTGACCACGATGCTGTCGTAGGGGGTGGATCCCTTGCCACAAGCCGTCAACAGCAATGCCATCAGACAGGCGCAGCAAAGACCCAACCAGCGTCCGAATTTCATAATTCACGCCCTCGGGATCCGATTGTTTGGAACCAGTATGCCCTCTAGATTGGCAATTGACGAGGTGAACAAGCCAATTCACCCGGAAGGATTCCGGCAAGATTACCCAAAGGTGCAACCTTGGCCGCGCAAGA encodes:
- the trmFO gene encoding FADH(2)-oxidizing methylenetetrahydrofolate--tRNA-(uracil(54)-C(5))-methyltransferase TrmFO, giving the protein MLDQADTSEPSTLAPIHVIGGGLAGTEAAWQIAQAGLTVILSEMRPVRQSPAHHTEHLAELVCSNSFGALASDRAAGLLKEELRQLGSLVIGMADRHAVPAGGALAVDRAVFSQALTEAIQAHPRITLRRQEVTHIPEGITVLCTGPLTSDPLAEALQAFTGLSYLSFFDASSPIVTGDSLNREVVFPASRYGKGEAAYLNCPMTEAEYEQFWQALVQAEQAPLKAFEQEERSFFEGCLPIEEMARRGKETLCFGPLKPVGLVDPRTGSRPYAVVQLRQEDKAGQLWNLVGFQTNLKWGEQQRVFRLIPGLEQAEFVRMGVMHRNTFLNAPQLLEPTLQFRKRPSLFAAGQLVGTEGYACAVAGGWLAGSNAARFALGLPLIQLPPETMIGSLFQFISSADPKYFQPMPANFGILPNLEGRRIRSKAERYGRYRDRALAALAATGLTRQVQTA
- a CDS encoding TRC40/GET3/ArsA family transport-energizing ATPase; this translates as MQRIILMTGKGGVGKTSMAAATGWRCAEIGLKTLVLSTDPAHSLADSFDQPLGHDPIEVKPNLWGAELDALNELELNWGSVKTYITQVLQARGLDGVQAQELAILPGMDEIFSLVRVNRHYDEDDFDVLIIDSAPTGTALRLLSLPDVSGWYMRKFYKPLQGLAQMLRPIAEPIVKGLTGIPLPDNRVLDAPYEFYEKIERLERILTDNRITSVRLVTNPEKMVIKESLRAHAYLSLYGVATDLVVANRILPDTVVDPYFATWKAAQQKYRREIHENFAPLPVFEIPLYSEELVGWEALARLKKDLWGDRNPAEVLYAEQTMNVVTDNGQYRLDLYLPGIPKEQVELSKTGDELNIRIGNHRRNLVLPQTLAAMNPARAKMEEDYLRIHFAA
- the psbQ gene encoding photosystem II protein PsbQ; translated protein: MMSCWRSLLLVLFVALGLWLGSPVQAASLPPQVQELEQQVSQLQRLVDAEDWLEIRSYIHGPMGLTRKNLTGLAVTLPKEQKQEVIRLTKELGQSLEKLDFAAKGYDQPEVEAAQAKVKKALDRLEALFS
- a CDS encoding S8 family serine peptidase encodes the protein MKFGRWLGLCCACLMALLLTACGKGSTPYDSIVVNFVNTATPSQISAIAKEYDVSLRPSSASSFARQEAIYLFDVDANHQGSTRRLMKRLTDEALIEYAHPNYQFQAAFVPNDRLYPQQWNLKAINMPEAWDISQGEGITVAVVDTGVTRVSDLAQTEFVKGYDFVDDDENPEDLQGHGTHVAGTIAQSTNNAFGVAGIAFKAKIMPVRVLDANGFGSLSDVVEGIRYAADHGATIINLSLGSRASAQLMQEAVTYAHNKGVTIIAAAGNENSNQVSYPARYEHVIAVSATGPNGEKAPYSNYGVGVDISAPGGAKTQDHPEYGILQQTINRRNPNEALFAYFQGTSMATPHVAGVAALIQAQGVKDPDKVEEVLKMSATPVRDDKQNFYGAGRLDAAKALARATGQQEENPLVLWFKDFLQYLNNNGYLNPRFWFDGGPIALVPKLLMVVGGYIIMVLIRWWLAPKRLIQSVPLVAGILLGSAGLFPLQGLAIVGAPRWPFQLAGSSLPELGTAFAQSNALNPLFASVLIPGLLMLLLLGHRRWRWGVIGLCIGMASHLLLSGSLFYEGVVWFGSSAWLGRSFLLLNGVLCLGLAYLGAQASLEQPSTATGLALRK